From a region of the Streptomyces sp. NBC_01454 genome:
- a CDS encoding glycosyltransferase, whose protein sequence is MPKILLTAAGSYGDVAPYTGVGARLREAGHEVALATHDSYAPLVRAAGLEFRRLPADPRLPADPRRPDATGPARNTGPRALLSRAAAFLRELGDGLADAAQQGTDLLLFSTTTAPLGHHLAEALHLPSLDLPLVPGAPTGDFPPVVSGDRSLGRWGNRTAGRLSLRVLDRLSADAARDLRARLGLPPATARTVRRRTEAAGRPVLHGFSEVLLPRPADWSARLEVVGNWWPWHAPDERLPAVVEDFLAAGPPPVFVGFGSMAAGDGERLGALAADALRRAGLRGVLQSGWAGLAAPEHPDLLTVGAIPHALLFPRMSAVVHHCGAGTAAAGLRAGVPTVPVPVTADQPFWAARLAALGVATAPIPFRDLSTDHGAARLAHALTQATAAPARRDHATAAAHRLAAEDGAGAVAGAVGRLWA, encoded by the coding sequence ATGCCCAAAATCCTCCTCACGGCCGCCGGTTCGTACGGCGACGTCGCCCCGTACACCGGCGTGGGCGCCCGGCTGCGCGAAGCCGGCCACGAGGTCGCCCTCGCCACGCACGACAGCTACGCCCCCCTCGTCCGGGCCGCCGGACTGGAGTTCCGCCGGCTCCCGGCCGACCCCCGGCTCCCGGCCGACCCCCGGCGCCCCGACGCCACCGGGCCGGCCCGGAACACCGGCCCCCGCGCCCTCCTGAGCAGGGCCGCCGCCTTCCTGCGCGAACTGGGCGACGGGCTCGCCGACGCCGCCCAGCAGGGCACCGACCTCCTGCTGTTCTCCACCACCACGGCGCCGCTCGGCCACCACCTCGCCGAGGCGCTGCACCTCCCGTCCCTGGATCTGCCCCTCGTACCCGGCGCCCCCACCGGCGACTTCCCCCCGGTCGTCAGCGGCGACCGTTCCCTGGGCCGCTGGGGCAACCGCACCGCCGGCCGGCTCTCCCTGCGCGTCCTCGACCGCCTCTCCGCTGACGCGGCCCGCGACCTGCGCGCCCGCCTCGGACTGCCGCCCGCCACCGCCCGTACGGTCCGCCGCCGCACCGAGGCCGCCGGCCGCCCGGTCCTGCACGGCTTCAGCGAGGTCCTGCTGCCCCGCCCGGCGGACTGGTCCGCCCGCCTGGAGGTCGTGGGGAACTGGTGGCCCTGGCACGCCCCCGACGAGCGACTCCCGGCCGTCGTCGAGGACTTCCTCGCCGCGGGCCCGCCCCCGGTCTTCGTCGGCTTCGGCAGCATGGCGGCCGGCGACGGCGAGCGGCTCGGCGCCCTCGCGGCGGACGCCCTGCGCCGCGCCGGGCTGCGCGGCGTCCTGCAGTCCGGCTGGGCGGGCCTGGCCGCCCCGGAGCACCCCGACCTCCTCACCGTCGGCGCGATTCCGCACGCCCTGCTCTTCCCCCGGATGTCCGCGGTGGTCCACCACTGCGGGGCCGGCACCGCCGCCGCGGGGCTGCGCGCGGGCGTCCCCACCGTCCCGGTCCCGGTCACCGCCGACCAGCCCTTCTGGGCCGCCCGCCTGGCGGCCCTGGGCGTCGCCACCGCCCCGATCCCCTTCCGGGACCTGTCCACGGACCACGGCGCCGCCCGCCTCGCCCACGCCCTCACCCAGGCCACCGCCGCCCCCGCCCGCCGCGATCACGCCACCGCCGCCGCCCACCGTCTCGCCGCCGAGGACGGCGCCGGCGCGGTGGCCGGGGCGGTCGGCCGCCTGTGGGCATGA
- a CDS encoding M23 family metallopeptidase, which yields MTTFRTRTPLRRMLLHAIAPAALGSVLALAAAPAALAAPAGKHWTHPTAARYRISAPYGIRGAWRAGHHTGVDLAVRAGTRIRSVGSGTVVLARRSGAYGKAVTIRMNDGRYVLFGHLSRITVRPGQKVRARTRLGYSGATGRATGPHLHFEVRTSRRYGSDINPLTYLARHGVRLTSGPFRR from the coding sequence ATGACGACGTTCCGCACCCGCACCCCGCTGCGCAGAATGCTGCTGCACGCCATAGCCCCGGCGGCCCTGGGTTCCGTCCTCGCCCTGGCGGCGGCCCCGGCGGCCCTCGCCGCCCCCGCCGGCAAGCACTGGACGCACCCCACGGCCGCCCGTTACCGCATCAGCGCGCCCTACGGCATCCGCGGCGCCTGGCGCGCCGGCCACCACACCGGCGTCGACCTCGCCGTCCGTGCCGGCACCCGGATCAGGTCCGTGGGCTCGGGCACCGTCGTCCTGGCCCGGCGGTCCGGCGCCTACGGCAAGGCCGTGACGATCCGCATGAACGACGGCCGCTACGTCCTCTTCGGCCACCTCTCCCGCATCACGGTCCGCCCCGGCCAGAAGGTCCGCGCCCGCACCCGCCTCGGCTACAGCGGCGCCACCGGCCGCGCCACCGGCCCCCACCTCCACTTCGAGGTCCGCACCAGCCGCCGCTACGGCTCGGACATCAACCCCCTCACCTACCTGGCCCGACACGGCGTACGCCTCACCTCCGGCCCCTTCCGCCGCTAA